In the genome of bacterium, one region contains:
- the cbiR gene encoding cobamide remodeling phosphodiesterase CbiR produces the protein MGTSSYILEAPILPNIRFLGHYLDEVELVLFQSQEEQNLPTKGEIREMAWLARDLDLKYNVHLPTDVFLADPDSKVRAASVDTLLRFHERTLPLVPTVYVLHLETRSTKGEKIRDPEAWSDRIASSLDELWKGGMQPTMVAVENLDYPPSQLSELVRKNNMWYCVDVGHLVRYSIQVEKELDHCMHRCAMIHLHGVSGEVDHQSLDLLPPPLWENLWKRLWDFKGGLSIEVFSLKDLVSSLQRVHGWMESCRIAAKGNWYEP, from the coding sequence TTGGGGACCAGTTCCTATATCCTTGAGGCTCCAATTCTTCCCAACATAAGATTTCTGGGCCATTACCTGGATGAGGTGGAGCTGGTCCTGTTCCAAAGCCAGGAGGAGCAGAACCTTCCCACCAAAGGGGAGATACGTGAAATGGCCTGGCTTGCCAGGGATCTGGACCTCAAGTACAACGTGCATCTCCCCACGGATGTTTTCCTGGCTGATCCCGACTCCAAGGTCAGGGCCGCTTCGGTGGACACCCTGCTGCGGTTTCATGAAAGGACCCTACCCCTGGTCCCCACTGTCTACGTCTTACACCTTGAAACTCGCAGTACAAAAGGAGAGAAGATCAGGGACCCAGAGGCCTGGAGCGACAGGATCGCCTCCTCCCTCGATGAGCTCTGGAAGGGTGGCATGCAGCCCACCATGGTGGCCGTGGAGAATCTGGACTATCCCCCCAGCCAACTTTCTGAATTGGTGCGGAAAAATAACATGTGGTATTGCGTGGATGTGGGCCACCTGGTGCGCTACAGTATCCAAGTGGAAAAAGAGCTAGATCATTGTATGCACAGATGCGCAATGATCCACCTTCACGGGGTATCAGGGGAAGTGGATCACCAAAGTCTGGATTTACTGCCTCCTCCTCTGTGGGAGAATCTCTGGAAAAGGCTCTGGGATTTCAAGGGGGGCCTTTCCATAGAGGTCTTTTCCCTCAAGGACCTGGTCAGCTCCCTGCAAAGAGTCCATGGATGGATGGAATCATGCAGGATTGCAGCAAAAGGGAATTGGTATGAGCCATGA